In the Candidatus Firestonebacteria bacterium RIFOXYD2_FULL_39_29 genome, one interval contains:
- a CDS encoding histidine--tRNA ligase, giving the protein MNIKYTSPRGTKDVLPAETAKWQYIKTVARQVLNSFGYEEIIVPMFEHTDLFIRGIGETSDIVTKEMYTFLDKKGRSLTLRPEGTAGVVRAYLQNGLYNNPAPVKLFYIGSMFRYERPQAGRFREHVQVGVEAFGSASAYLDAEVIAAVVTIFTKLGLTGLITQLNSIGCKDCRPKYIEFLRAHFVRNNAGLCEACKVRAEKNPLRILDCKEESCKKIVANGKLPKMSDYLCVNCKNHFEELKDGLQLLKVNYKLNDSLVRGFDYYTGTVFEVHSEKLGAQSAIMGGGRYNNLVEEFGGEKTPAVGFGFGLERLVSVIDALEIKLPVENIPDLFIVHLGKPSMMKALKLAEELRQAGKCVQMVYEEKNIKNQMKAADVLKVKLVAIIGENELKEGVVTLKNMSDGSQKPVKMENLKEELGG; this is encoded by the coding sequence ATGAATATTAAATACACCTCACCGAGAGGGACAAAAGATGTTTTACCCGCTGAAACAGCAAAATGGCAGTATATTAAAACTGTCGCAAGGCAGGTTCTTAACTCTTTCGGGTATGAAGAAATAATAGTTCCGATGTTCGAACATACGGATCTATTTATACGGGGTATAGGTGAAACTTCGGATATTGTGACAAAAGAGATGTATACCTTTTTGGATAAAAAAGGCAGAAGCCTGACCCTCCGTCCGGAAGGTACTGCAGGTGTTGTCAGAGCTTATTTGCAAAATGGTCTTTATAATAATCCTGCGCCTGTTAAATTATTTTACATAGGCTCTATGTTCAGATACGAACGCCCTCAAGCCGGAAGATTTAGAGAACATGTTCAAGTCGGAGTTGAGGCTTTTGGCAGCGCCAGCGCGTATCTTGATGCTGAAGTTATAGCGGCGGTAGTAACGATTTTTACAAAGCTGGGGTTAACGGGTCTGATAACGCAGCTCAACTCGATAGGCTGTAAGGATTGCCGTCCCAAATATATAGAATTCTTAAGAGCACATTTTGTGAGGAACAATGCCGGATTGTGTGAGGCTTGCAAGGTTCGTGCAGAGAAGAACCCGCTTCGTATTCTTGACTGTAAAGAAGAAAGCTGCAAAAAGATAGTTGCTAACGGAAAGCTTCCGAAAATGAGCGACTATCTTTGCGTGAATTGCAAAAATCACTTTGAAGAACTTAAAGACGGGTTACAACTGTTAAAGGTTAATTATAAATTGAACGATTCTCTTGTCCGGGGTTTTGATTATTATACGGGTACGGTTTTTGAAGTGCATTCCGAAAAACTTGGAGCTCAAAGTGCTATTATGGGCGGAGGAAGATATAATAACCTTGTGGAGGAGTTTGGCGGGGAAAAAACACCGGCCGTTGGTTTTGGTTTCGGTTTAGAGCGTCTCGTTTCGGTTATCGATGCTCTGGAAATTAAATTGCCGGTTGAAAATATACCGGATCTTTTTATTGTTCATCTTGGAAAACCCTCGATGATGAAAGCCCTGAAATTGGCGGAAGAATTGAGACAGGCGGGTAAATGCGTTCAGATGGTATATGAAGAAAAAAATATAAAGAACCAGATGAAAGCGGCTGATGTATTAAAAGTAAAACTTGTGGCTATTATTGGTGAAAATGAACTTAAGGAAGGTGTTGTGACTCTAAAGAATATGTCTGATGGTTCACAAAAACCTGTAAAAATGGAAAATTTGAAAGAAGAGTTAGGGGGCTAA